The following are encoded in a window of Brevibacillus sp. DP1.3A genomic DNA:
- a CDS encoding inner membrane protein YpjD, which yields MAEVRWIYDLTIFLYAASVLFYFNDFLQSNRKVNRLAFGLLVVVWALQTAFFVSQAVMKGYFPVITLFETLFFYSWVLVGLSLTIHYFFRIDLLVFFTNIIGFVVLVMSMFLPETPIEAVSSILTSELLLTHVTLAMFSYGAFSLSMIFSAMYLLQHKMLKERRWSPLLRRLPSLDQLEGYAYRMNMLGVPMLLLSIVLGIIWGKMVLPEKFLLDSKVVLSMLVLAIYSLWLYQRYRDTVQMRRLAQWNVLAFLLLLINFLGFTTSTFHDWW from the coding sequence ATGGCCGAGGTGAGATGGATCTACGACTTGACGATCTTTCTCTACGCTGCAAGTGTTCTCTTCTATTTTAACGACTTCTTGCAAAGCAACCGGAAAGTCAATCGTCTGGCTTTCGGGTTGCTTGTTGTCGTTTGGGCCTTGCAAACCGCATTTTTTGTCTCGCAAGCAGTCATGAAGGGGTATTTTCCAGTCATTACGCTGTTTGAGACGCTCTTTTTTTATTCATGGGTGCTGGTAGGCTTGTCGCTTACCATTCACTATTTTTTTCGGATTGATTTGCTGGTATTTTTTACTAATATTATCGGGTTCGTCGTGCTCGTCATGTCGATGTTTTTGCCGGAAACGCCGATTGAGGCTGTATCGAGTATCTTGACCTCTGAGCTATTGTTGACACATGTGACACTGGCCATGTTTAGCTACGGGGCGTTCTCGCTCTCCATGATCTTCTCGGCCATGTACTTGCTTCAGCACAAAATGCTCAAGGAAAGACGCTGGTCCCCGTTGCTCAGGCGGTTGCCTAGCCTCGATCAATTGGAAGGCTACGCGTACCGAATGAACATGCTGGGTGTACCGATGCTCTTGCTCTCGATTGTATTAGGGATCATTTGGGGTAAAATGGTTTTGCCGGAGAAATTTCTGCTAGATTCAAAAGTAGTGCTCTCCATGCTGGTTCTTGCGATTTATTCGCTATGGCTGTACCAACGCTATCGGGATACGGTGCAGATGCGCAGACTCGCGCAGTGGAACGTCCTGGCGTTTTTGTTACTGCTTATCAATTTTTTAGGCTTCACTACTTCTACATTTCACGACTGGTGGTAG